One genomic window of Streptomyces sp. NBC_01276 includes the following:
- a CDS encoding helix-turn-helix domain-containing protein, which produces MPPRSYPTARQKRLGAELRKLRERAGMNGATAAAYLGGERAQISHIESGRYGVSDERVRRLAAHYSATDKHLVDALAAMAMERGKGWWDEYRGALSPGFLDVAELEFHATHIRVIQMLHVPGQLQTDAYARSLIRSGMSDLPAADLNTRVEHRMRRRVIFERPRPTPFEAFIHEAALRMRYCDADTMREQLEFLHEMSHRPSVTVRIVPFGRQITGSVHSVLYAGGAIPALDTVQIDSAFDGGFLDAEAQLTKYRGLLASIESISLGTEESREHIHRIAQEV; this is translated from the coding sequence ATGCCGCCGAGGAGCTACCCGACCGCCCGCCAGAAACGGCTGGGCGCGGAACTGCGCAAGCTCCGCGAGAGAGCCGGCATGAACGGCGCCACCGCAGCCGCGTACCTGGGCGGCGAACGAGCCCAGATCAGCCATATCGAATCAGGTCGTTACGGCGTCAGCGACGAGCGGGTGCGCCGCCTGGCTGCCCACTATTCGGCCACCGACAAGCACCTCGTCGACGCGCTCGCCGCCATGGCGATGGAACGCGGCAAGGGCTGGTGGGACGAGTACCGGGGCGCCCTCTCGCCGGGCTTCCTCGACGTGGCCGAGCTCGAATTCCACGCCACGCACATCCGCGTGATCCAGATGCTGCACGTCCCCGGGCAGCTCCAGACCGACGCCTACGCCCGGAGCCTGATTCGCAGCGGGATGTCCGACCTTCCGGCGGCCGATCTCAACACCCGTGTCGAGCACCGCATGAGACGTCGCGTCATCTTCGAGCGCCCGCGACCCACCCCCTTCGAGGCGTTCATCCACGAGGCCGCCCTCCGCATGCGCTACTGCGACGCGGACACCATGCGGGAGCAGCTCGAGTTCTTGCACGAGATGTCGCACCGGCCGTCGGTGACCGTCCGCATCGTGCCCTTCGGGCGCCAGATCACCGGCTCGGTGCATTCGGTGCTCTACGCGGGCGGCGCCATTCCGGCGCTCGACACCGTCCAGATCGACAGCGCTTTCGACGGCGGCTTCCTGGACGCAGAGGCTCAGCTCACCAAGTACCGGGGATTGCTCGCATCCATCGAGTCGATCTCCCTCGGAACGG
- a CDS encoding ATP-binding protein — MSGMKNTGALTHAGGSSGLSYRMTAPSRARTPGIARDWVVSLLRGPGWGDALRERARLCTSEVVTNAYRHTDTPEITVEVALLDGRVTVYVYDCAPERRPPGGGVAGPMVTGGRGLVLVAVYADEWAVTAAAGSCVKAVWFRLFPDA; from the coding sequence ATGAGCGGGATGAAGAACACGGGAGCTTTGACCCACGCGGGGGGATCGTCCGGGCTCAGCTATCGGATGACCGCGCCGAGTCGGGCGCGGACTCCGGGGATCGCGCGGGACTGGGTGGTGTCCCTGTTGCGTGGGCCCGGATGGGGGGACGCCCTGCGGGAGCGGGCGCGGCTCTGTACCTCCGAGGTGGTGACCAATGCGTACCGGCACACCGATACGCCGGAGATCACCGTCGAGGTCGCCCTGCTGGACGGCCGGGTGACGGTCTACGTCTACGACTGCGCACCCGAGCGCCGACCGCCCGGCGGCGGTGTGGCCGGCCCGATGGTCACGGGCGGGCGGGGGCTCGTACTGGTCGCCGTGTACGCCGACGAGTGGGCGGTGACGGCCGCCGCCGGATCCTGCGTCAAGGCGGTCTGGTTCCGCCTGTTCCCGGACGCGTGA